The Sulfolobus acidocaldarius DSM 639 genome has a window encoding:
- the psmB gene encoding archaeal proteasome endopeptidase complex subunit beta, with product MNLQNKILKGTTTVGIKVKDGVVLAADRRASAGYYVAHKYVRKVLYVTDNIGITTAGSVADLQFIYEALKYIYHRNSITGEGPITVKGIATWLANVLSSSKYFPYLVQILIGGVDDQPRLYNLDYLGDITEEEYTATGSGSPEALGVLEDNYKPEMSLDEAAELAKRAIFSSIKRDSFTGTGVIVTKITKNGHEEKEYYITKR from the coding sequence ATGAATCTTCAAAATAAAATTCTGAAGGGAACAACGACCGTAGGGATTAAGGTCAAGGATGGAGTAGTATTAGCCGCTGATAGAAGAGCCAGCGCAGGTTATTATGTTGCTCATAAGTACGTTAGAAAGGTCTTATATGTCACCGATAATATAGGGATTACGACTGCAGGTAGCGTTGCTGATTTACAATTTATATATGAAGCTTTAAAATATATATATCATCGTAATTCTATAACTGGCGAAGGTCCCATAACTGTTAAAGGCATAGCCACATGGCTAGCTAATGTACTTTCTTCATCTAAATACTTCCCGTATCTAGTCCAAATACTAATAGGTGGAGTAGATGATCAGCCACGACTCTACAATTTAGATTATCTGGGGGATATAACTGAAGAGGAGTATACTGCAACAGGCTCAGGATCACCGGAAGCTCTTGGAGTACTTGAGGATAACTACAAGCCAGAAATGTCACTAGATGAGGCTGCAGAATTAGCTAAGAGGGCTATATTCTCCTCTATAAAGAGGGACTCCTTCACAGGCACAGGAGTAATAGTCACTAAAATTACCAAGAATGGGCATGAAGAGAAAGAATATTATATCACTAAGAGATAG
- the hsp20 gene encoding archaeal heat shock protein Hsp20, which yields MSRRYRDPFDLFDELIKEIEEEFERFEREFERYGPEEGGKRFGPYIYGFRVTVGPDGKPIIEQFGNVKSYKGKPLISEEREPLIDVIERGEEVRVIAELPGVDKNNIKVKIIEGGKKLIIQASGEDRKYYKEIDLPTEVDDKSAKASYNNGVLQVVLKKLKGKEEKGTEIKVE from the coding sequence ATGTCAAGAAGATATAGAGATCCATTTGACCTTTTTGATGAACTAATAAAAGAGATTGAGGAAGAATTTGAAAGATTTGAGAGGGAATTTGAAAGATATGGACCTGAAGAAGGAGGAAAGAGATTTGGACCTTATATTTACGGATTTAGAGTAACTGTAGGTCCTGATGGAAAACCAATAATAGAGCAATTCGGAAATGTGAAGTCGTATAAAGGAAAACCACTTATAAGTGAAGAAAGGGAACCATTAATTGATGTTATAGAGAGAGGCGAAGAAGTTAGAGTTATAGCGGAGCTACCAGGAGTTGACAAGAATAATATAAAGGTAAAAATAATAGAAGGAGGAAAGAAACTAATTATACAAGCCAGCGGAGAAGATAGAAAATACTATAAAGAAATAGATCTACCCACTGAAGTTGATGATAAAAGTGCAAAAGCCTCATATAATAATGGCGTACTCCAAGTAGTACTCAAGAAACTTAAAGGTAAGGAAGAGAAGGGTACTGAAATTAAAGTTGAGTGA
- a CDS encoding YbhB/YbcL family Raf kinase inhibitor-like protein: MNVRSNSFKNEDYIPDKYTCDGSDISPELEWDQIPNVKSYAIIVEDPDAPGGTFIHWVIYNIKQNKLEENVKKIEKAGVGIQGVNDFGRVGYNGPCPPRSHQAHRYFFYVYALSSELPVKSGVTAEELKRMMEGYMIDKGFIMGKYKRKG, translated from the coding sequence GTGAACGTAAGATCTAACTCCTTTAAAAATGAAGACTATATACCGGATAAATATACATGTGATGGTTCTGATATTTCTCCGGAACTTGAATGGGATCAAATTCCAAATGTAAAGTCATATGCAATAATTGTTGAGGACCCCGATGCACCTGGAGGTACTTTTATACACTGGGTTATTTACAATATAAAGCAGAACAAATTAGAGGAAAACGTGAAGAAGATAGAGAAAGCCGGGGTAGGTATTCAAGGTGTAAATGATTTTGGAAGGGTTGGTTATAATGGACCTTGTCCACCTAGAAGTCACCAGGCTCATAGATACTTCTTTTATGTATATGCCTTGAGCTCAGAGTTACCAGTAAAATCTGGTGTTACGGCAGAGGAGCTCAAGAGAATGATGGAAGGATATATGATTGACAAAGGATTCATTATGGGTAAGTATAAAAGAAAGGGTTGA
- the cobA gene encoding uroporphyrinogen-III C-methyltransferase, with translation MNGRVYIVGAGPGDPELITIKALNILKSADVVLYDRLVPESILTGLKCELIYVGKEIGDAYLQEKINHLLVEKAREGKTVVRLKGGDPTIFGRGEEECIYVVENGIECEIIPGVTSAIAVPETAKIPVTSRLASPSVTIITATRSNGELITSDYIPKKGTLVILMGIHVIEELYGILLSVRNKDEPVAVIEKGTLKDQRVFLGKLEELIKIVKENEVKAPAIIVIGDVVLLRNKLQKC, from the coding sequence ATGAATGGGAGAGTGTATATAGTCGGTGCTGGTCCTGGAGACCCTGAGCTCATAACTATAAAGGCATTAAACATACTGAAAAGTGCAGACGTTGTGTTATATGATAGGCTAGTTCCTGAATCGATACTGACTGGTTTGAAGTGTGAGTTAATATATGTTGGTAAAGAAATAGGAGACGCATACTTACAGGAAAAGATAAATCATCTCCTTGTCGAGAAAGCTAGAGAAGGTAAAACCGTGGTTAGGTTGAAGGGAGGAGATCCTACAATTTTTGGTCGCGGAGAAGAGGAATGTATATATGTGGTGGAGAACGGGATAGAATGTGAAATAATTCCTGGAGTTACTAGTGCAATTGCAGTTCCAGAAACTGCAAAAATTCCAGTGACATCTAGATTAGCTTCGCCATCTGTGACCATTATAACCGCTACCAGATCTAATGGCGAGCTCATTACTTCTGATTATATTCCAAAAAAGGGAACTTTAGTTATATTGATGGGTATACATGTGATAGAGGAGCTATACGGAATACTGTTGTCGGTCAGAAATAAAGACGAACCTGTGGCAGTTATTGAAAAGGGAACACTGAAAGATCAACGGGTCTTTTTAGGAAAACTGGAAGAGCTGATAAAGATTGTTAAGGAAAATGAAGTAAAAGCTCCCGCAATTATAGTTATAGGAGATGTGGTTTTGTTGAGAAATAAACTTCAAAAATGTTGA
- the cutB gene encoding glyceraldehyde dehydrogenase subunit beta has translation MYPPKIGYVIPENIDETFDFLEDHEDARPLAGGHSLIPALKLRIIRPSYLVEIRRFKELNYVKFEGGKYRIGALTTHYDISKAGVPLLSQAATKIADPQVRNMGTIGGSISHLDPAADYPASLIAADAEVKIKSKKGERTVSFKDFAKDMFTPDLNPGELVVEVQLPDLRNYKYSYEKLERRAGDFAIVGVAVLLKLSGDVVDDVRIGLTAVNNVAVRAKEAEEELIGKRLSQELIEKASSRAVERANPSSDIRGSAEYKKKMVKVMTKRAIINAIGGKI, from the coding sequence ATGTATCCGCCTAAAATAGGTTATGTAATTCCAGAAAATATTGACGAAACGTTTGACTTTCTAGAGGATCATGAAGACGCTCGACCATTAGCAGGAGGTCATAGTCTCATACCGGCATTGAAATTAAGGATAATTCGTCCGTCCTATCTAGTGGAAATCCGACGTTTTAAGGAGCTAAATTATGTTAAATTTGAAGGTGGTAAGTACAGAATAGGCGCACTTACAACCCATTATGATATTTCTAAAGCTGGTGTTCCTTTACTTAGTCAGGCAGCAACTAAGATAGCAGATCCACAGGTAAGAAATATGGGAACAATAGGGGGAAGTATATCTCACCTTGACCCTGCAGCTGATTATCCAGCCTCATTAATTGCAGCAGATGCAGAGGTTAAAATTAAAAGTAAGAAGGGAGAGAGGACTGTGAGTTTTAAGGATTTTGCAAAAGATATGTTTACACCAGATTTGAATCCTGGAGAATTGGTTGTAGAAGTACAGTTACCTGATCTAAGAAATTACAAGTATTCTTATGAGAAGTTAGAGAGAAGGGCTGGGGATTTTGCCATAGTTGGCGTAGCAGTTCTACTAAAGTTAAGTGGAGATGTTGTTGACGATGTTAGAATAGGTCTAACTGCTGTAAATAATGTAGCTGTAAGAGCTAAAGAAGCTGAAGAAGAGCTTATCGGTAAGAGGCTATCTCAAGAGTTAATTGAGAAAGCCTCTAGCAGGGCAGTGGAGCGTGCAAACCCGAGCTCTGACATAAGAGGCTCAGCTGAATATAAAAAAAAGATGGTTAAAGTTATGACAAAGAGAGCAATTATAAATGCAATAGGTGGTAAGATATGA
- a CDS encoding GTPBP1 family GTP-binding protein, with protein MKYPKESETGKIEYKLLILNDDETRLQSLATQMKYRLEEGGGEAFYIIGVGDNGEIIGIERDQLDKSIATIEKIASTINAKIVHKRIVEVKSRKFIAELLIRIFKERMPVQVNIAVMGHVNAGKSTLTGALILGKLDDGNGTLRALIARHMHEILSGRTSSVTLRLLGLDSNGNIINWTLRDPLDEAEITLKSSKIIRLIDLGGHERYLRTTLKGLLGYEVDYVMLVVGADDGLSAMGKEHLAVASILKFPIFIVVTKVDKYSKEKTNGIVNDIRNILKIPGINRLVIEVENEEDLLNSILAMKTKRVVPIFKVSNVTGEGLDLLMKFLNMLPPKKIDKRDENEEPLVYIDEIYNVSGVGTVVLGSVVRGMITTNRNYYIGPTRLGDFKEVKVKSIQVNKIFVDKVSSGTIATFAIQGLDKDILRKGMVLTNHNSKVRSSRKFKAKVMVLHHPTTIKEGYVATLHLYTIRQAIRFENISTKYLRSGDAAEVTLSFLYRPEYIEKDQIFVFREGRTRGLGIVIDLLD; from the coding sequence ATGAAATATCCTAAGGAGAGTGAAACTGGAAAGATAGAATACAAACTGTTAATACTAAATGATGACGAAACAAGACTACAGAGTCTAGCAACTCAAATGAAATATAGATTAGAGGAAGGTGGAGGAGAAGCATTCTATATAATAGGTGTAGGAGACAATGGAGAGATTATAGGTATCGAAAGGGATCAGTTAGACAAAAGTATAGCTACAATAGAGAAAATAGCGTCTACAATAAACGCTAAGATCGTTCATAAAAGGATAGTTGAAGTAAAAAGCAGGAAATTCATTGCGGAACTGTTAATTAGGATATTCAAAGAGAGAATGCCAGTTCAAGTTAACATAGCTGTAATGGGACATGTAAATGCAGGTAAGAGCACACTCACAGGTGCACTAATCCTAGGGAAACTGGATGATGGAAATGGTACCCTAAGAGCTTTAATAGCACGTCATATGCATGAAATTCTCTCTGGGCGGACTTCTTCAGTAACACTAAGACTGTTAGGTCTCGATAGTAATGGTAATATAATAAATTGGACCTTGAGGGATCCTTTGGATGAGGCTGAGATAACTCTCAAAAGTTCCAAAATAATAAGGCTTATAGATCTAGGAGGACATGAAAGATATTTGAGAACTACACTGAAAGGACTTTTAGGATATGAGGTCGATTATGTTATGCTCGTTGTAGGTGCTGATGACGGACTATCTGCAATGGGAAAAGAACATCTGGCAGTAGCTTCGATTTTGAAATTTCCCATTTTTATAGTAGTCACAAAGGTCGATAAATATAGCAAAGAGAAGACTAATGGAATAGTGAATGATATCAGAAACATCCTAAAGATACCCGGAATAAATAGATTGGTAATAGAAGTAGAGAATGAGGAAGATTTATTAAATTCTATACTAGCAATGAAAACTAAAAGAGTAGTACCTATTTTTAAAGTTTCTAATGTAACAGGAGAAGGACTTGACCTACTTATGAAGTTCTTAAACATGTTGCCACCCAAAAAGATCGATAAGAGGGATGAAAATGAAGAGCCACTTGTATATATAGATGAAATATATAACGTATCAGGAGTAGGTACAGTAGTATTGGGATCTGTTGTAAGAGGAATGATTACCACGAATAGAAATTACTACATAGGTCCGACGAGGCTAGGAGACTTTAAGGAAGTTAAAGTGAAGAGTATTCAAGTGAACAAAATATTCGTGGACAAGGTATCTTCTGGAACCATAGCAACATTCGCCATACAGGGACTGGATAAGGATATACTTAGAAAAGGCATGGTTCTCACTAATCATAATAGTAAAGTCAGATCTTCAAGGAAGTTTAAGGCTAAAGTTATGGTGTTGCACCATCCCACAACGATAAAAGAGGGTTATGTTGCGACACTACATTTATATACAATACGACAAGCGATTAGATTTGAAAACATTTCTACTAAATATTTGAGGAGCGGTGATGCTGCAGAAGTCACATTATCCTTCTTATATAGACCAGAATATATAGAAAAAGATCAAATATTTGTATTCAGAGAGGGTAGAACAAGAGGACTTGGGATAGTAATTGATTTACTTGATTGA
- a CDS encoding ZPR1 zinc finger domain-containing protein: MTSDLKLLYEGKHICPVCSNNSMWIRQYSYEAPKAGVLLLMVFECESCGYRIRDVKPFEEGKPIKIILKVENEEDLRSILYRSPYANVIIPELGVEALSKEAYQGVITTVEGLLEILLDNMGELCENNGCQDIEKAKKGELPFTLIIEDQSGLSYVESKKASVTQL, from the coding sequence GTGACTTCAGATCTTAAACTATTATACGAAGGCAAGCACATATGCCCTGTATGTTCCAATAACTCAATGTGGATAAGACAATACTCATATGAAGCTCCAAAGGCTGGAGTATTATTGCTCATGGTCTTTGAGTGCGAGAGTTGTGGATACAGAATTAGAGATGTAAAACCATTTGAGGAGGGTAAGCCTATTAAGATTATATTAAAGGTAGAAAATGAAGAAGATTTAAGGTCTATTCTATACCGTTCACCTTATGCAAATGTAATAATTCCGGAACTGGGAGTGGAGGCTCTATCTAAAGAAGCATATCAAGGCGTAATAACTACAGTTGAAGGATTACTTGAAATATTGCTTGACAATATGGGGGAATTATGTGAAAATAACGGTTGTCAAGATATTGAAAAGGCTAAAAAAGGTGAGCTTCCTTTCACTCTAATTATAGAAGATCAAAGTGGGCTAAGCTACGTGGAATCTAAAAAAGCTAGTGTCACTCAACTTTAA
- a CDS encoding YHS domain-containing protein, with the protein MQNDPVCGMEVNEDTKYKLSYKGKTYYFCSPLCMAEFKKRPEKYIQH; encoded by the coding sequence ATGCAAAATGATCCAGTGTGTGGGATGGAAGTTAATGAAGATACTAAATATAAATTAAGTTACAAGGGAAAGACGTACTATTTTTGTAGCCCCTTGTGTATGGCTGAATTTAAGAAAAGGCCAGAAAAATATATTCAGCATTAA
- a CDS encoding amidase encodes MSLEELNSRYNIFTRLVNIKKRDKGRLSNLKFSIKDIIDIKGVPTTAGSRILNDYIPDTNAYVVEKILEEGGEIIGKTNTHEFAMGATNTSSIFGPAKNPYDIERISGGSSGGAAVSVALGLVDVGVGTDTGGSVRIPAALCGVIGFKPSIGLIPTDGIIPFSWSIDTVGFIVKDMQTLNRVLEVTLTDKTVLVSQIRRRPRVGLFLFGDDEVSRALKPVVDTLNNYFDIKEIHNEILEKYSGDIRRKIVLPEAYSYHRKWFKERKDDYFPDVRRLLENGSKILGYEYVDALRSRHVLIREYMKIFSDVDVLISPTTKVVAPKISEVIGNELTFREKLVSNTEIFNVTGAPSISIPVAQLNGLPVGLMVSGELYQDGTVLDIAKRILDIVGFISK; translated from the coding sequence ATGTCATTAGAAGAATTAAACTCGAGGTACAATATATTCACCAGACTGGTGAATATAAAAAAGAGAGATAAAGGTAGGCTTTCAAATCTGAAATTTTCGATTAAAGACATTATAGACATTAAAGGCGTGCCAACAACTGCAGGATCTAGAATCCTTAATGACTATATACCTGACACCAATGCATATGTAGTGGAAAAGATACTTGAGGAGGGCGGAGAAATTATCGGAAAGACAAATACGCATGAATTTGCAATGGGCGCTACTAATACGTCGTCAATTTTTGGTCCTGCGAAGAATCCCTATGATATTGAAAGGATCTCAGGGGGGTCCAGTGGTGGTGCTGCTGTTTCAGTAGCATTAGGTTTAGTCGACGTAGGTGTAGGTACAGATACCGGTGGTTCTGTAAGAATACCAGCAGCACTATGTGGTGTTATAGGATTTAAACCTAGCATAGGATTGATCCCAACAGATGGAATCATTCCTTTTAGTTGGAGTATAGATACAGTTGGGTTCATAGTTAAGGATATGCAAACTTTAAACAGAGTCCTTGAAGTAACGTTAACTGATAAAACTGTTTTAGTGTCCCAGATTAGGAGAAGACCCAGAGTGGGTCTATTTTTATTTGGTGATGACGAGGTATCTAGGGCTCTGAAACCTGTAGTTGACACACTCAATAATTATTTCGATATTAAAGAAATTCATAACGAAATTCTTGAGAAATATTCAGGTGATATAAGAAGGAAGATAGTTTTGCCTGAAGCCTATAGCTACCATAGGAAGTGGTTTAAAGAGAGGAAAGATGATTACTTTCCAGATGTTAGAAGACTGCTTGAAAATGGATCTAAAATATTGGGATATGAGTACGTTGATGCGTTGAGATCAAGACATGTGTTAATTAGAGAGTACATGAAAATATTTAGTGATGTTGATGTTCTAATATCACCTACTACAAAAGTTGTAGCGCCTAAAATTTCTGAAGTTATTGGTAATGAGCTAACATTTAGGGAAAAATTAGTGTCAAACACCGAGATATTTAATGTAACAGGAGCACCCTCAATTTCTATTCCAGTTGCACAGTTAAACGGACTACCAGTAGGTTTAATGGTGAGCGGAGAGTTATATCAGGATGGGACTGTATTAGATATAGCTAAAAGGATATTAGATATTGTTGGATTTATTAGTAAGTAA
- a CDS encoding acryloyl-coenzyme A reductase, with protein sequence MKAIVVPAPKQNYSLQEVKDPKPNSDEVVIRVVRAGLCYRDLLQLQGYYPRMKYPVVLGHEVVGEIEEVGDNVSGFKIGDRVISLLYAPDGSCEYCKVGEEAYCKRRLGYSEELDGFFAERAKVKVTSIVKVPQSVSDDAAVIVPCVTGMIYRGIRRAGGINKNEYALVTGASGGVGIHAIQVAKALGARTIGVTTSEDKAKVIRKYADHVIVGSKFSDEARKIGDISLVIDTVGTPTIEESLRSLRMGGKLVQIGNVDPSQIYSLRLGYLILKDILLVGHASATKYDAEQTLKLTEGGNISAVVAGHVNLDNIDEGYRMIKDRNKIGKVLLKP encoded by the coding sequence ATGAAAGCTATAGTGGTTCCTGCTCCCAAACAAAATTACTCATTGCAAGAGGTTAAAGATCCTAAACCAAACAGTGATGAAGTTGTTATAAGAGTAGTTAGAGCTGGATTATGCTACAGAGATCTGTTACAACTCCAGGGTTACTATCCCAGAATGAAATATCCGGTAGTTTTAGGACATGAGGTTGTAGGAGAAATAGAGGAAGTAGGGGATAACGTTAGTGGCTTTAAGATAGGAGATCGAGTGATTTCCCTACTTTATGCACCAGACGGAAGTTGTGAATATTGTAAAGTAGGCGAGGAGGCTTACTGCAAAAGAAGACTAGGCTATTCAGAGGAGCTAGATGGCTTTTTTGCTGAAAGAGCTAAAGTTAAGGTTACAAGTATTGTGAAAGTTCCACAATCTGTGAGTGATGATGCAGCGGTGATTGTTCCATGTGTCACTGGCATGATATATAGGGGTATAAGGAGAGCTGGAGGAATCAATAAGAATGAATACGCTCTAGTTACAGGAGCAAGCGGAGGTGTTGGTATTCACGCAATACAGGTCGCAAAAGCATTAGGGGCAAGAACAATAGGTGTTACCACCTCTGAAGATAAAGCTAAAGTAATTAGAAAATATGCAGATCACGTTATAGTGGGAAGTAAGTTTTCAGATGAGGCAAGAAAGATCGGAGATATAAGTTTAGTAATAGACACTGTTGGGACGCCTACTATTGAGGAGAGTCTTAGATCGCTGAGAATGGGAGGTAAACTTGTTCAAATTGGCAATGTAGATCCTTCTCAGATATATAGTTTAAGGTTAGGTTATTTGATTTTAAAGGATATTTTATTAGTAGGTCACGCATCAGCTACTAAATACGATGCTGAACAGACCCTTAAACTCACTGAAGGAGGAAACATAAGTGCAGTTGTAGCAGGTCATGTAAACTTAGACAATATTGATGAAGGCTATAGGATGATTAAAGATCGTAATAAGATAGGTAAAGTTCTGCTGAAACCATAA
- a CDS encoding CoxG family protein, translating to MKFEGELQVPFSSDKLWGFITDVEKVASCFPGLKSITKTGENTYAVVGTAGIGFIKGEYKANVQLSNIDQSSKSLNLVAKGTGLNSNLDITALVQLLESPVRLKYSADVKVSGVLASIGARLMDSAVNKLLNDLFECIKLKAAN from the coding sequence ATGAAGTTTGAAGGCGAACTTCAAGTTCCATTCTCATCAGATAAGCTATGGGGTTTTATTACAGACGTAGAAAAAGTAGCATCTTGCTTTCCTGGTCTAAAAAGCATTACAAAGACCGGTGAAAACACGTATGCAGTGGTAGGGACAGCTGGCATAGGTTTTATTAAGGGTGAGTATAAGGCTAACGTACAACTATCGAATATAGATCAGAGTTCAAAAAGCCTGAATTTAGTTGCAAAAGGTACTGGACTTAATAGTAACCTGGATATCACAGCATTAGTACAGCTTTTAGAATCTCCTGTAAGGCTAAAGTACTCTGCTGACGTAAAAGTTAGCGGAGTGCTAGCATCAATAGGAGCTAGGCTAATGGATTCAGCAGTAAATAAGCTACTTAACGACCTTTTCGAATGTATAAAACTGAAGGCAGCAAACTAA
- a CDS encoding replication factor C small subunit produces the protein MEEEILWAEKYRPKSLDEIVNQKEIVERLKKFVKEKNMPHLLFAGPPGTGKTTAALALVRDLYGNNYRQYFLELNASDERGIDVIRNKVKEFARTVASNNVPFKVILLDEADNMTADAQQALRRTMELYTETTRFILACNYLSKIIEPIQSRTALFRFYPLKKEDVVNRLIQIAKNEKVEFDPKGIETIFDITQGDMRKAINVIQAASAYGKITVETVYKVLGLAQPKEIREMLHLALSGKFLQARDKLRELLINYGLSGEDIIKQVHKELTGNEISIPDDLKVILVDYAGEVEFRIMEGADDEIQLSAFLAKLALHAEKYSGGK, from the coding sequence ATGGAAGAAGAGATATTATGGGCAGAAAAATATAGACCTAAATCACTAGACGAAATAGTTAATCAGAAGGAAATAGTAGAAAGATTAAAGAAGTTTGTTAAAGAAAAGAATATGCCACATTTGCTTTTTGCAGGTCCCCCTGGTACAGGAAAGACAACTGCAGCATTGGCACTTGTCAGAGATCTTTATGGGAACAATTATAGACAGTACTTTTTGGAACTTAATGCAAGCGATGAAAGAGGTATTGATGTTATACGAAATAAGGTAAAAGAATTTGCCAGAACAGTCGCATCAAATAATGTGCCCTTTAAAGTCATATTACTCGATGAGGCTGATAATATGACAGCTGACGCTCAACAAGCTCTAAGAAGAACAATGGAGTTGTATACTGAGACGACGAGATTCATATTAGCATGCAATTATTTGAGTAAAATCATTGAACCAATACAATCAAGAACTGCATTATTCAGGTTTTATCCTCTAAAGAAGGAAGACGTAGTAAACAGATTAATTCAGATTGCAAAGAACGAAAAGGTTGAGTTTGATCCAAAAGGAATCGAAACAATTTTTGATATAACACAAGGTGATATGAGAAAAGCTATAAATGTAATTCAAGCAGCTTCAGCTTACGGAAAGATCACCGTAGAAACTGTTTATAAAGTTCTGGGTTTAGCCCAACCCAAAGAGATAAGAGAAATGCTACATTTAGCCCTTAGTGGTAAGTTTTTACAAGCCAGAGATAAGTTACGAGAACTACTCATAAATTACGGATTATCTGGAGAGGACATAATCAAACAAGTACATAAAGAACTCACGGGAAATGAGATAAGTATACCAGATGACCTAAAGGTAATATTAGTTGATTATGCAGGAGAGGTAGAATTCAGAATTATGGAAGGAGCAGACGATGAAATACAGTTGTCGGCTTTTTTAGCGAAATTAGCGTTACATGCAGAAAAATATTCTGGAGGGAAGTAA
- the cutC gene encoding glyceraldehyde dehydrogenase subunit gamma produces MIIVDKDQKAKITLRINGETHEVEVEPRRLLVHVLRELGYTSVHVGCDTSNCGACTVIMNGRSVKSCTVLGIEANGSEITTVEGLSKDGKLHPIQEAFWENHALQCGYCTPGMIMESYWLLKEKPNPTEEEIREGISGNLCRCTGYQNIIKAIKDAAARLNQQAYQRL; encoded by the coding sequence ATGATCATAGTTGATAAAGATCAGAAGGCTAAAATAACTTTAAGGATAAATGGAGAAACCCATGAAGTAGAGGTAGAACCAAGGAGATTACTAGTTCATGTTCTAAGAGAATTGGGATATACCAGTGTTCATGTTGGATGTGATACGTCTAATTGTGGTGCCTGTACTGTAATAATGAATGGTAGATCGGTGAAATCATGTACAGTCCTTGGAATAGAAGCAAATGGAAGTGAAATAACTACAGTTGAAGGTCTAAGTAAAGACGGTAAGCTTCATCCAATACAAGAAGCCTTCTGGGAAAACCATGCTTTACAATGTGGTTATTGTACTCCTGGAATGATAATGGAATCTTACTGGTTACTTAAGGAGAAACCTAATCCTACAGAAGAAGAGATAAGGGAAGGTATATCTGGTAATTTATGCAGGTGTACAGGCTATCAGAACATCATAAAGGCAATTAAGGACGCTGCAGCAAGGTTAAATCAGCAGGCGTATCAACGTCTATAA
- a CDS encoding nucleotidyltransferase family protein, with the protein MKIGAIILAAGEGKRFGGNKLLATIDNTPLILKTINSVKFLDRVVIVGKYYRELLEVLLDEIVIYNPNWREGISSSIRLGVRFFSNFDGVLVLLGDMPLITENTVKKIISEFKENCYAVIPVHKGSRGNPVLLSRVLYEKIMNLHGDVGARMILGELKKENICEVECGREVLIDVDTPADLTLLQRP; encoded by the coding sequence ATGAAAATCGGTGCTATCATCCTAGCCGCAGGAGAGGGAAAGAGATTTGGAGGAAATAAATTATTAGCAACAATTGATAATACACCATTAATACTAAAGACCATTAACTCGGTAAAGTTTCTCGATAGAGTAGTCATAGTGGGTAAATATTACAGGGAACTCCTGGAGGTATTGTTAGATGAAATTGTAATTTATAACCCTAATTGGAGAGAAGGGATATCGTCATCAATTAGGCTCGGTGTGAGATTCTTTTCCAATTTCGACGGAGTCTTAGTACTACTAGGTGATATGCCACTCATTACGGAAAATACTGTTAAAAAAATAATATCTGAATTCAAGGAAAACTGTTATGCCGTAATTCCTGTTCATAAAGGATCTAGAGGGAATCCAGTTCTACTTAGTAGGGTGCTCTATGAGAAAATAATGAATTTACATGGAGATGTCGGAGCTCGCATGATTTTAGGAGAGTTAAAAAAGGAGAATATATGCGAGGTTGAGTGTGGAAGAGAAGTGCTTATAGACGTTGATACGCCTGCTGATTTAACCTTGCTGCAGCGTCCTTAA